The Nocardioides salarius genome includes a region encoding these proteins:
- a CDS encoding rhomboid family intramembrane serine protease, giving the protein MSQTPSPEPAPGVGVPVCYRHPDRETYIRCQRCGRPICPDCMHDASVGFQCPECISAGARQTRQNRTAYGGLRPTDATRTSIALIALNVGVWLAIALTGGSGSRLVDLLALRTNGVCLTGDGGFDVPRAVCEGNGTWLPGFVDGALWQVLSSGFTHVQLMHLGFNMLALYIIGPQLEAVLGRARFLALYLTSLLAGSVVVLWFAGQYGATVGASGAIYGLFAALLVVARKVGADMRQLVILVGINVVITFAVPNISWQGHLGGFLGGALVAALLVHAPRGPRRSAFQLVGLVLVTLSLLAAAVLRIAALS; this is encoded by the coding sequence GTGAGCCAGACGCCCTCGCCCGAGCCGGCGCCTGGGGTCGGGGTGCCGGTCTGCTACCGGCACCCCGACCGCGAGACCTACATCCGCTGCCAGCGCTGCGGCCGGCCCATCTGCCCGGACTGCATGCACGACGCCTCCGTGGGCTTCCAGTGCCCCGAGTGCATCTCGGCCGGCGCGCGCCAGACCCGCCAGAACCGCACGGCGTACGGCGGGCTGCGGCCCACCGACGCGACCCGCACCTCCATCGCGCTGATCGCGCTCAACGTCGGGGTGTGGCTGGCGATCGCGCTGACCGGTGGCTCGGGCAGCCGCCTGGTCGACCTGCTGGCCCTGCGCACCAACGGCGTGTGCCTGACCGGTGACGGCGGCTTCGACGTGCCCCGCGCGGTGTGCGAGGGCAACGGGACCTGGCTGCCGGGCTTCGTCGACGGCGCGCTGTGGCAGGTTCTCAGCTCGGGCTTCACCCACGTGCAGCTGATGCACCTGGGCTTCAACATGCTCGCGCTCTACATCATCGGCCCGCAGCTCGAGGCGGTGCTGGGGCGTGCCCGCTTCCTCGCGCTCTACCTGACCTCCCTGCTGGCGGGCTCGGTCGTGGTGCTCTGGTTCGCCGGCCAGTACGGCGCCACCGTGGGCGCCTCGGGCGCCATCTACGGCCTCTTCGCCGCGCTGCTGGTCGTGGCCCGCAAGGTCGGCGCCGACATGCGCCAGCTGGTCATCCTGGTCGGCATCAACGTCGTGATCACCTTCGCCGTGCCGAACATCTCCTGGCAGGGCCACCTCGGCGGCTTCCTCGGCGGCGCCCTGGTCGCGGCGCTGCTGGTGCACGCCCCCCGTGGCCCGCGCCGCTCGGCCTTCCAGCTCGTCGGGCTGGTCCTGGTCACCCTGTCGCTGCTGGCCGCGGCCGTCCTGCGCATCGCCGCCCTCAGCTGA
- a CDS encoding peptidylprolyl isomerase, translating to MADPQAILKTNRGDIVLNLFPNHAPETVANFTGLATGEKKYDAGNGKTGPFYDGLGFHRVIAGFMIQGGCPLGTGTGGPGYTFKDEPHPELVFDKPYLLAMANAGPGTNGSQFFITLGATTWLNHKHTIFGEVADQASRDVVDAIGSTATGAGDRPVEPVVMESVEIVEA from the coding sequence ATGGCGGACCCGCAGGCCATCCTCAAGACCAACCGGGGCGACATCGTCCTGAACCTCTTCCCGAACCATGCGCCCGAGACGGTCGCGAACTTCACGGGGCTCGCCACCGGCGAGAAGAAGTACGACGCCGGCAACGGCAAGACCGGCCCGTTCTACGACGGCCTGGGCTTCCACCGCGTCATCGCGGGCTTCATGATCCAGGGCGGCTGCCCCCTGGGCACCGGCACCGGCGGTCCCGGCTACACGTTCAAGGACGAGCCGCACCCCGAGCTGGTCTTCGACAAGCCCTACCTGCTCGCGATGGCCAACGCCGGCCCGGGCACCAACGGCTCGCAGTTCTTCATCACCCTGGGCGCCACCACGTGGCTCAACCACAAGCACACCATCTTCGGCGAGGTCGCCGACCAGGCCTCGCGCGACGTCGTCGACGCCATCGGCAGCACCGCGACCGGTGCGGGCGACCGCCCGGTCGAGCCCGTGGTCATGGAGTCCGTGGAGATCGTGGAGGCCTGA
- a CDS encoding 1-acyl-sn-glycerol-3-phosphate acyltransferase, translating to MSILRRALTAPLVVLLTVVVWVSLPLWLIGAAALSPFVPGRWRALRLTWLLVVALTAETLLLVVLLGMWLASGFGARLRSAYWEGVHYDLVQGTMWVLFSEARRVLRLRIETQGPAPDAHPGVPLLVCCRHAGPGDSFTLVHALMDWYDREPRVVLKDTLAWDPVVGTLLRRLPARAISPGSGEDLETQIAELATGLDRDDAFVIFPEGGNFTQARRDRAIERLDGLGLHAMARRAETMIHVLAPRPGGLLAALDAAPEADVVMVAHTGLDHLLTVRDLWRELPMDKRLVMRWWQVPREDIPAGREERIAWLYDWWQRIDDWVEQHRPEELSPGRAARRRSSG from the coding sequence GTGAGCATCCTGCGCCGCGCCCTCACGGCGCCCCTCGTGGTGCTCCTGACCGTGGTGGTCTGGGTCAGCCTGCCGCTGTGGCTCATCGGCGCCGCCGCGCTCTCGCCGTTCGTGCCCGGGCGCTGGCGGGCCCTGCGCCTGACCTGGCTGCTGGTGGTCGCGCTCACCGCCGAGACCCTGCTGCTGGTGGTGCTGCTGGGCATGTGGCTGGCCAGCGGCTTCGGCGCGCGGTTGCGCTCGGCGTACTGGGAGGGCGTGCACTACGACCTGGTGCAGGGCACGATGTGGGTGCTCTTCAGCGAGGCCAGGCGGGTGCTGCGGCTGCGCATCGAGACCCAGGGGCCCGCGCCCGACGCGCACCCGGGCGTGCCGCTGCTGGTCTGCTGCCGCCACGCCGGGCCGGGTGACTCGTTCACGCTCGTGCACGCGCTGATGGACTGGTACGACCGCGAGCCCCGGGTCGTCCTCAAGGACACCCTGGCCTGGGACCCGGTGGTCGGCACGCTGCTGCGCCGGCTGCCCGCCCGGGCGATCAGCCCCGGGTCGGGTGAGGACCTCGAGACCCAGATCGCCGAGCTGGCCACCGGCCTCGACCGCGACGACGCGTTCGTGATCTTCCCCGAGGGCGGCAACTTCACCCAGGCCCGTCGGGACCGGGCCATCGAGCGTCTCGACGGCCTGGGGCTGCACGCGATGGCGCGCCGGGCGGAGACGATGATCCACGTGCTGGCGCCGCGGCCCGGCGGGCTGCTGGCCGCGCTCGACGCCGCCCCGGAGGCCGACGTGGTGATGGTGGCCCACACCGGGCTCGACCACCTGCTGACCGTGCGCGACCTGTGGCGCGAGCTGCCGATGGACAAGCGGCTGGTGATGCGGTGGTGGCAGGTGCCGCGCGAGGACATCCCCGCGGGTCGCGAGGAGCGCATCGCGTGGCTCTACGACTGGTGGCAGCGCATCGACGACTGGGTCGAGCAGCACCGGCCGGAGGAGCTGTCCCCCGGCCGGGCCGCCCGACGCCGGTCGTCAGGCTGA
- a CDS encoding patatin-like phospholipase family protein: MTTAFVLGGGGALGAVEVGMLAALLERGVRPDLVLGTSVGAINGAFLAQDPGLDVVERLTGLWRSVAANRHEVYGDRPLRSVRRAVATGTHLYSARPLATRLREEIGDVDFADLAVPLQVCAASIERAAEHWFDSGPVVDAVVASAAVPGLLPPARVGDEHFLDGGIVNSVPVARAHQLGATRIFVLQVGRVDRPLQPPRRPWEVARVSFEVARRHRMNRELAELPPEVEAHLLPARGTSARDDSVRAGTDFRDVESRIELTRVASGEYLDALGAAGASGPGPRG, encoded by the coding sequence ATGACCACCGCGTTCGTCCTCGGCGGCGGCGGCGCCCTGGGCGCCGTCGAGGTCGGCATGCTGGCCGCCCTCCTCGAGCGCGGCGTGCGCCCCGACCTGGTGCTCGGCACCTCGGTGGGCGCCATCAACGGCGCGTTCCTGGCCCAGGACCCCGGTCTCGACGTCGTCGAGCGGCTCACCGGGCTGTGGCGCTCGGTGGCCGCCAACCGGCACGAGGTGTACGGCGACCGCCCGCTGCGCAGCGTACGACGCGCGGTCGCGACCGGCACCCACCTCTACTCCGCGCGGCCCCTGGCCACCCGGCTGCGCGAGGAGATCGGCGACGTCGACTTCGCCGACCTCGCCGTACCGCTGCAGGTCTGCGCGGCCAGCATCGAGCGGGCCGCCGAGCACTGGTTCGACAGCGGCCCGGTCGTCGACGCCGTGGTCGCCAGCGCGGCCGTGCCCGGTCTGCTGCCGCCCGCCCGCGTCGGCGACGAGCACTTCCTCGACGGCGGCATCGTCAACTCGGTGCCGGTGGCGCGCGCGCACCAGCTGGGCGCGACCCGGATCTTCGTGCTCCAGGTCGGTCGGGTCGACCGGCCGCTCCAGCCGCCGCGGCGGCCCTGGGAGGTCGCCCGGGTCTCCTTCGAGGTCGCGCGTCGGCACCGGATGAACCGCGAGCTGGCCGAGCTGCCGCCCGAGGTGGAGGCCCACCTGCTGCCCGCCCGGGGCACCTCGGCGCGCGACGACTCGGTGCGGGCCGGCACCGACTTCCGCGACGTCGAGAGCCGCATCGAGCTGACCCGGGTGGCCAGCGGCGAGTACCTCGACGCCCTGGGCGCAGCGGGAGCGAGCGGGCCCGGGCCCCGCGGCTGA
- a CDS encoding DUF3817 domain-containing protein, whose translation MNDELRAPLAAYRVMATIVGVLLVVLVLIGLPLHYGYLVSDAAWLAEGSGGGWQLGSDISAYLGVAHGWLYMIFLFCAFWLSRRADWEIGFTAVTLASGTVPLLSFWAEHRATRRVRALQRSDAAPAAR comes from the coding sequence GTGAACGACGAGCTGCGCGCCCCGCTGGCGGCGTACCGGGTGATGGCCACGATCGTGGGAGTGCTCCTGGTGGTGCTGGTCCTCATCGGCCTGCCCCTGCACTACGGCTACCTGGTCTCCGACGCCGCGTGGCTGGCCGAGGGCAGTGGCGGCGGATGGCAGCTCGGCTCCGACATCTCCGCCTACCTCGGCGTCGCCCACGGCTGGCTCTACATGATCTTCCTCTTCTGCGCCTTCTGGCTCTCGCGCCGTGCCGACTGGGAGATCGGCTTCACCGCGGTGACGCTGGCCTCCGGCACCGTGCCGCTGCTCAGCTTCTGGGCCGAGCACCGGGCCACCCGCCGGGTGCGCGCGCTGCAGCGCAGCGACGCCGCCCCCGCGGCCCGCTGA
- a CDS encoding SURF1 family protein, whose amino-acid sequence MTALAPRYWGAHLLALVLVAAAAGLGWWQYAAYQAQQEAEARDLTRAEPVALGDVMGPDDPFPAPSVGQPVTVEGTWVPGGTVYVEGREHDGTDGYWVLTPLAVGDDADAPALPVVRGWVASPDDATAPPEGAGSVQGWLQPAEGTGAADDDRSDDVVPQVRTADLIQHVQQDLYGAYAVVDHDAEANAALVGADALEPADLAALPRAAGSTGLRNLLYALEWVLFGGFAGFVWWRYVRDLTTAPAESAPSADEPEDRPVASSP is encoded by the coding sequence ATGACGGCCCTGGCACCGCGCTACTGGGGCGCGCACCTCCTGGCGCTCGTGCTGGTGGCCGCGGCGGCGGGCCTGGGCTGGTGGCAGTACGCCGCCTACCAGGCGCAGCAGGAGGCCGAGGCCCGCGACCTGACGCGGGCCGAGCCGGTGGCGCTCGGCGACGTGATGGGCCCCGACGACCCGTTCCCGGCCCCCTCGGTCGGCCAGCCGGTCACCGTCGAGGGGACCTGGGTGCCCGGGGGCACCGTCTACGTCGAGGGTCGCGAGCACGACGGCACCGACGGCTACTGGGTGCTGACGCCGCTGGCGGTCGGCGACGACGCCGACGCCCCTGCGCTCCCGGTGGTGCGCGGCTGGGTGGCCTCGCCCGACGACGCCACCGCCCCGCCGGAGGGCGCCGGCTCGGTCCAGGGCTGGTTGCAGCCGGCCGAGGGCACCGGCGCCGCCGACGACGACCGCAGCGACGACGTGGTGCCGCAGGTGCGCACCGCCGACCTGATCCAGCACGTCCAGCAGGACCTCTACGGCGCGTACGCCGTCGTCGACCACGACGCCGAGGCCAACGCCGCGCTGGTCGGCGCCGACGCCCTCGAGCCCGCCGACCTGGCGGCGCTTCCCCGGGCCGCGGGCTCGACCGGCCTGCGCAACCTGCTCTACGCCCTGGAGTGGGTGCTGTTCGGCGGGTTCGCGGGCTTCGTGTGGTGGCGCTACGTGCGCGACCTCACCACGGCACCGGCCGAGTCGGCCCCGAGCGCGGACGAGCCCGAGGACCGCCCGGTAGCGTCGAGCCCGTGA
- a CDS encoding FadR/GntR family transcriptional regulator, whose protein sequence is MPLHPVHRRSVPDEVFDQVLADVVDGELSPGEPLPSERRLAEVLGVSRPAVREALQRMAATRLVDVRQGGATLVRDFKRSAGLDLLPRLLVRSGTLDAAVVRSILEARLAIGPAAAALAAERGGTTLAATLATTLDDLAGTDDGVQQQVHALAFWDQVVDAADSVVFRLMFNSLRAAYEPALEALAPVMAAEVGHVEAYRVLTAAIAAGDPHTARVAAQSVLRPATTSLMEALDALGSTKEER, encoded by the coding sequence ATGCCCCTGCATCCCGTGCACCGCCGCTCCGTGCCCGACGAGGTCTTCGACCAGGTGCTGGCCGACGTCGTCGACGGCGAGCTGTCCCCCGGCGAGCCGCTGCCGAGCGAACGCCGTCTGGCCGAGGTCCTGGGTGTCTCCCGGCCCGCTGTGCGCGAGGCGCTGCAGCGGATGGCCGCGACCCGGCTCGTCGACGTGCGCCAGGGCGGCGCCACGCTGGTGCGCGACTTCAAGCGCTCCGCCGGCCTCGACCTGCTGCCCCGCCTGCTCGTGCGCTCGGGCACCCTGGACGCCGCAGTCGTGCGCAGCATCCTGGAGGCCCGCCTGGCGATCGGGCCCGCCGCGGCGGCACTGGCCGCCGAGCGGGGCGGCACCACGCTGGCGGCGACGCTCGCCACGACCCTCGACGACCTGGCCGGCACCGACGACGGGGTGCAGCAGCAGGTGCACGCCCTGGCCTTCTGGGACCAGGTCGTCGACGCCGCCGACTCCGTGGTCTTCCGCCTCATGTTCAACAGCCTGCGCGCCGCCTACGAACCCGCGCTCGAGGCGCTGGCGCCGGTGATGGCGGCCGAGGTGGGTCACGTCGAGGCATACCGGGTGCTCACCGCTGCGATCGCCGCGGGCGACCCGCACACCGCCCGGGTCGCCGCGCAGAGCGTGCTGCGCCCGGCCACCACCAGCCTGATGGAGGCGCTCGACGCGCTGGGCAGCACGAAGGAGGAGCGATGA
- a CDS encoding sterol desaturase family protein, translating to MSTDGTEQTGRLDPGTVDALAAERLAAEEARITGQARRRAGLSLRGAWREFWRHPSPPMIATFLVASVVGRVLLGSGSWWELAFPVGLVAAFPLIEWVVHVAILHWRPRSLGPLRIDSLLAREHRAHHADPRLLPLVFIPWPVLVWLLPAYVVVAWLAVPTLAGAGTLLVSVYALMLGYEWTHYLVHSDYRPRSRWYRALWRNHRLHHYKNENYWFTVTSAGTADRLLGTYPDASQVETSPTVRSVHAAGH from the coding sequence ATGAGCACCGACGGAACCGAGCAGACCGGACGGCTCGACCCGGGGACGGTCGACGCCCTGGCCGCCGAGCGACTGGCGGCCGAGGAGGCCCGGATCACCGGTCAGGCCCGGCGGCGCGCCGGCCTGTCGCTGCGGGGCGCCTGGCGGGAGTTCTGGCGCCACCCCAGCCCGCCGATGATCGCCACGTTCCTGGTCGCCTCCGTCGTCGGCCGGGTGCTGCTCGGCTCCGGCAGCTGGTGGGAGCTGGCCTTCCCGGTCGGCCTGGTCGCGGCCTTCCCGCTCATCGAGTGGGTCGTGCACGTCGCGATCCTGCACTGGCGCCCCCGCAGCCTCGGGCCGCTGCGCATCGACTCCCTCCTGGCCCGCGAGCACCGGGCACACCACGCCGACCCGCGGCTGCTCCCGCTGGTCTTCATCCCGTGGCCGGTCCTGGTCTGGCTGCTGCCGGCGTACGTCGTCGTGGCGTGGCTGGCGGTCCCGACCCTCGCGGGTGCAGGCACCCTGCTGGTCTCGGTCTACGCGCTGATGCTGGGCTACGAGTGGACCCACTACCTGGTGCACAGCGACTACCGGCCCCGCTCGCGCTGGTACCGCGCGCTGTGGCGCAACCACCGGCTGCACCACTACAAGAACGAGAACTACTGGTTCACCGTGACCAGCGCCGGCACGGCCGACCGGCTGCTGGGCACCTACCCCGACGCCTCGCAGGTCGAGACCTCGCCCACGGTGCGCAGCGTGCACGCCGCGGGCCACTGA